A single region of the Brassica rapa cultivar Chiifu-401-42 chromosome A03, CAAS_Brap_v3.01, whole genome shotgun sequence genome encodes:
- the LOC117125738 gene encoding heat stress transcription factor A-7a produces the protein MNPFLLQENVPPPSPPKPIEGLHEIGPPPFLIKTFEIVEDPNTDHIVSWNRGGTSFVVWDLHSFSEFLLPRHFKHSNFSSFVRQLNTYGFRKIEAERWEFANEGFLLGQRHLLKSIKRRASFASSSIIQDPCVELRKEKQLLLMELASLRQQQQTARIYIKSMEQRIEGAEKKQRMMMSFLARAFQGPTFLYQLLQERDMRLKEVEVEVEERERGSSVSELEALALEMQGYGRQRNMKEEEDMVVERELDDGFWEELLSNESLASTSSS, from the exons ATGAATCCGTTTCTGCTCCAAGAAAATGTTCCACCACCGTCACCACCAAAACCAATCGAAGGGTTGCACGAAATAGGACCGCCTCCGTTTCTGATCAAGACATTCGAGATTGTGGAGGATCCAAACACGGACCACATCGTGTCTTGGAACAGAGGAGGCACTAGTTTTGTCGTCTGGGATTTGCATTCTTTCTCTGAGTTTCTTCTCCCTCGTCACTTCAAACACAGCAACTTCTCAAGCTTCGTCAGACAACTCAACACTTAC GGTTTTAGAAAGATAGAGGCAGAGAGATGGGAGTTTGCAAACGAAGGGTTTCTCTTGGGACAGAGACATTTACTGAAGAGCATCAAGAGAAGAGCTTCCTTTGCTTCATCATCGATTATTCAAGATCCTTGCGTAGAGCTTCGTAAGGAGAAGCAACTGCTGTTGATGGAGCTGGCGAGTCTGAGACAGCAGCAACAAACCGCGAGAATTTACATCAAATCCATGGAGCAGAGGATCGAAGGAGCAGAGAAGAAACAGAGAATGATGATGTCGTTCTTGGCTAGGGCGTTTCAGGGCCCTACGTTTCTGTATCAGCTACTCCAGGAGAGAGACATGAGACTTAAGGAGGTTGAGGTTGAGGTAGAAGAGAGGGAAAGAGGTTCTTCGGTGTCTGAACTCGAGGCTCTGGCGCTGGAGATGCAAGGGTATGGGAGACAGAGGAATATGAAGGAAGAAGAGGATATGGTGGTCGAGAGAGAGTTGGACGATGGTTTCTGGGAAGAGTTGCTTAGTAATGAGAGTTTGGCTTCTACATCTTCTAGCTAA
- the LOC103860736 gene encoding zinc finger CCCH domain-containing protein 46 isoform X3, with translation MHVYTESPTQGTERPLNDNNYSVHNKTPNTLSLYKTITPSLYSNSREREKDMDGYEATRIVLSRIQALDPENASKIMGLLLLQDHGEKEMIRLAFGPETLVHSVIVKTKKELGLMTRTHWRSQEELISPKNNNNNNRRGSSLNPASLPFYANGGRSLANEFECIDDVNSRAKNLLDSVHARSGGCVLDGLGFGDSDLGFGGVPCSYFARGFCKNGSSCRFIHGDEGAEMVSSPRRFELLRSNSVPPRLAHHFITRSSFMMGDELQNLGRWRSERIDLSAMSSPASRQIYLTFPADSMFREEDVSNYFSTFGPVQDVRIPYQQKRMFGFVTFVYPETVKSILAKGNPHFVCDSRVLVKPYKEKGKVPDKYSSDLLVVQGGRGFYNKGQDALWRSKFEEEILELQSRRLMNLQLLDVKKHFQLNSPTTPHIHSPNPFSQTLASPRPLPVKGSSKEGSDDDTMNLPESFFLWDGGNRLEDSLPDSPFASPLLLSADNNGSDLWSPSSDNDDNSTPSTLSDSSNSFSCQMPRLLQVEMLSGRGGPTCRVGI, from the exons ATGCATGTTTATACTGAAAG TCCAACACAAGGAACAGAGAGACCTCTTAACGACAACAACTACTCTGTACACAACAAGACACcaaacactctctctctctacaaaaCCATCACTCCTTCTCTCTACTCTaattcaagagagagagagaaagacatGGATGGGTACGAAGCAACTAGGATTGTGCTCTCTAGGATCCAAGCTTTAGACCCAGAAAACGCATCAAAGATCATGGGTCTCCTCCTTCTCCAAGACCACGGCGAGAAAGAGATGATAAGGCTAGCTTTCGGTCCAGAGACTCTTGTTCACTCTGTAATAGTAAAAACCAAGAAAGAGTTAGGTCTCATGACAAGGACTCATTGGAGGAGTCAAGAGGAGTTAATTAGCCctaagaacaacaacaacaacaaccgtcGTGGCTCTTCTCTCAACCCTGCTTCTCTGCCCTTCTACGCTAACGGAGGAAGATCTTTGGCCAACGAGTTCGAGTGTATAGACGATGTGAACTCAAGAGCGAAGAACCTTTTGGACTCTGTGCATGCCCGAAGTGGTGGATGCGTGTTGGACGGTTTAGGGTTTGGTGATTCTGATTTAGGGTTTGGAGGTGTACCATGTTCTTACTTCGCTAGAGGCTTCTGCAAAAACGGAAGTAGCTGCAGATTCATCCACGGTGATGAAGGAGCCGAGATGGTTAGCTCTCCAAGGAGATTCGAGCTTCTTAGGTCTAACTCTGTACCTCCAAGACTTGCTCACCACTTCATCACTCGCTCTTCTTTCATGATGGGAGATGAGTTACAGAATCTTGGAAGATGGAGGTCTGAGAGGATTGATCTCTCTGCTATGTCGTCTCCAGCTTCCAGACAGATCTATCTGACATTCCCTGCCGACAGTATGTTCAGGGAGGAAGATGTGTCTAATTATTTCAG TACTTTTGGACCAGTTCAAGATGTGAGGATACCATATCAGCAGAAGAGGATGTTTGGGTTTGTGACATTTGTGTACCCTGAGACTGTCAAGAGCATTCTTGCTAAAGGGAACCCTCACTTTGTGTGTGACTCAAGGGTTCTTGTTAAGCCTTACAAGGAGAAAGGCAAAGTCCCTGACAAATACAG TAGTGATTTGCTTGTGGTGCAAGGAGGGAGAGGGTTTTACAACAAGGGACAAGATGCTTTGTGGAGAAGCAAGTTTGAAGAAGAGATTCTTGAGCTTCAGAGTAGAAGGCTAATGAATCTGCAGCTTCTTGACGTCAAGAAGCATTTCCAACTCAATTCCCCTACTACTCCACACATTCATTCCCCAAATCCTTTTAGCCAAACACTTGCATCTCCACGTCCATTGCCTGTGAAAGGAAGTTCAAAAGAAGGATCTGATGATGACACAATGAACCTACCAGAGAG tttttttttgtgggatGGTGGTAACAGGCTGGAGGATAGCTTGCCTGATAGTCCATTTGCGTCGCCCTTACTTCTGTCTGCAGACAACAACGGATCAGATTTGTGGTCACCTTCTTCTGATAATGACGATAACTCTACTCCTTCTACACTCTCTGACTCCTCCAATTCTTTCAGCTGCCAAATGCCTAG GTTGCTGCAAGTTGAGATGTTATCCGGTAGGGGTGGACCGACCTGCCGTGTTGGGATATAA
- the LOC103860736 gene encoding zinc finger CCCH domain-containing protein 46 isoform X1, protein MHVYTESPTQGTERPLNDNNYSVHNKTPNTLSLYKTITPSLYSNSREREKDMDGYEATRIVLSRIQALDPENASKIMGLLLLQDHGEKEMIRLAFGPETLVHSVIVKTKKELGLMTRTHWRSQEELISPKNNNNNNRRGSSLNPASLPFYANGGRSLANEFECIDDVNSRAKNLLDSVHARSGGCVLDGLGFGDSDLGFGGVPCSYFARGFCKNGSSCRFIHGDEGAEMVSSPRRFELLRSNSVPPRLAHHFITRSSFMMGDELQNLGRWRSERIDLSAMSSPASRQIYLTFPADSMFREEDVSNYFSTFGPVQDVRIPYQQKRMFGFVTFVYPETVKSILAKGNPHFVCDSRVLVKPYKEKGKVPDKYRTNQTPERELSPTGLASSPRDAIGGRGFYNKGQDALWRSKFEEEILELQSRRLMNLQLLDVKKHFQLNSPTTPHIHSPNPFSQTLASPRPLPVKGSSKEGSDDDTMNLPESFFLWDGGNRLEDSLPDSPFASPLLLSADNNGSDLWSPSSDNDDNSTPSTLSDSSNSFSCQMPRLLQVEMLSGRGGPTCRVGI, encoded by the exons ATGCATGTTTATACTGAAAG TCCAACACAAGGAACAGAGAGACCTCTTAACGACAACAACTACTCTGTACACAACAAGACACcaaacactctctctctctacaaaaCCATCACTCCTTCTCTCTACTCTaattcaagagagagagagaaagacatGGATGGGTACGAAGCAACTAGGATTGTGCTCTCTAGGATCCAAGCTTTAGACCCAGAAAACGCATCAAAGATCATGGGTCTCCTCCTTCTCCAAGACCACGGCGAGAAAGAGATGATAAGGCTAGCTTTCGGTCCAGAGACTCTTGTTCACTCTGTAATAGTAAAAACCAAGAAAGAGTTAGGTCTCATGACAAGGACTCATTGGAGGAGTCAAGAGGAGTTAATTAGCCctaagaacaacaacaacaacaaccgtcGTGGCTCTTCTCTCAACCCTGCTTCTCTGCCCTTCTACGCTAACGGAGGAAGATCTTTGGCCAACGAGTTCGAGTGTATAGACGATGTGAACTCAAGAGCGAAGAACCTTTTGGACTCTGTGCATGCCCGAAGTGGTGGATGCGTGTTGGACGGTTTAGGGTTTGGTGATTCTGATTTAGGGTTTGGAGGTGTACCATGTTCTTACTTCGCTAGAGGCTTCTGCAAAAACGGAAGTAGCTGCAGATTCATCCACGGTGATGAAGGAGCCGAGATGGTTAGCTCTCCAAGGAGATTCGAGCTTCTTAGGTCTAACTCTGTACCTCCAAGACTTGCTCACCACTTCATCACTCGCTCTTCTTTCATGATGGGAGATGAGTTACAGAATCTTGGAAGATGGAGGTCTGAGAGGATTGATCTCTCTGCTATGTCGTCTCCAGCTTCCAGACAGATCTATCTGACATTCCCTGCCGACAGTATGTTCAGGGAGGAAGATGTGTCTAATTATTTCAG TACTTTTGGACCAGTTCAAGATGTGAGGATACCATATCAGCAGAAGAGGATGTTTGGGTTTGTGACATTTGTGTACCCTGAGACTGTCAAGAGCATTCTTGCTAAAGGGAACCCTCACTTTGTGTGTGACTCAAGGGTTCTTGTTAAGCCTTACAAGGAGAAAGGCAAAGTCCCTGACAAATACAG AACTAACCAAACACCAGAGCGGGAGCTGTCCCCAACGGGTCTTGCTTCTAGCCCCAGGGATGCTATAG GAGGGAGAGGGTTTTACAACAAGGGACAAGATGCTTTGTGGAGAAGCAAGTTTGAAGAAGAGATTCTTGAGCTTCAGAGTAGAAGGCTAATGAATCTGCAGCTTCTTGACGTCAAGAAGCATTTCCAACTCAATTCCCCTACTACTCCACACATTCATTCCCCAAATCCTTTTAGCCAAACACTTGCATCTCCACGTCCATTGCCTGTGAAAGGAAGTTCAAAAGAAGGATCTGATGATGACACAATGAACCTACCAGAGAG tttttttttgtgggatGGTGGTAACAGGCTGGAGGATAGCTTGCCTGATAGTCCATTTGCGTCGCCCTTACTTCTGTCTGCAGACAACAACGGATCAGATTTGTGGTCACCTTCTTCTGATAATGACGATAACTCTACTCCTTCTACACTCTCTGACTCCTCCAATTCTTTCAGCTGCCAAATGCCTAG GTTGCTGCAAGTTGAGATGTTATCCGGTAGGGGTGGACCGACCTGCCGTGTTGGGATATAA
- the LOC103860736 gene encoding zinc finger CCCH domain-containing protein 46 isoform X2 translates to MHVYTESPTQGTERPLNDNNYSVHNKTPNTLSLYKTITPSLYSNSREREKDMDGYEATRIVLSRIQALDPENASKIMGLLLLQDHGEKEMIRLAFGPETLVHSVIVKTKKELGLMTRTHWRSQEELISPKNNNNNNRRGSSLNPASLPFYANGGRSLANEFECIDDVNSRAKNLLDSVHARSGGCVLDGLGFGDSDLGFGGVPCSYFARGFCKNGSSCRFIHGDEGAEMVSSPRRFELLRSNSVPPRLAHHFITRSSFMMGDELQNLGRWRSERIDLSAMSSPASRQIYLTFPADSMFREEDVSNYFSTFGPVQDVRIPYQQKRMFGFVTFVYPETVKSILAKGNPHFVCDSRVLVKPYKEKGKVPDKYRTNQTPERELSPTGLASSPRDAIGGRGFYNKGQDALWRSKFEEEILELQSRRLMNLQLLDVKKHFQLNSPTTPHIHSPNPFSQTLASPRPLPVKGSSKEGSDDDTMNLPERLEDSLPDSPFASPLLLSADNNGSDLWSPSSDNDDNSTPSTLSDSSNSFSCQMPRLLQVEMLSGRGGPTCRVGI, encoded by the exons ATGCATGTTTATACTGAAAG TCCAACACAAGGAACAGAGAGACCTCTTAACGACAACAACTACTCTGTACACAACAAGACACcaaacactctctctctctacaaaaCCATCACTCCTTCTCTCTACTCTaattcaagagagagagagaaagacatGGATGGGTACGAAGCAACTAGGATTGTGCTCTCTAGGATCCAAGCTTTAGACCCAGAAAACGCATCAAAGATCATGGGTCTCCTCCTTCTCCAAGACCACGGCGAGAAAGAGATGATAAGGCTAGCTTTCGGTCCAGAGACTCTTGTTCACTCTGTAATAGTAAAAACCAAGAAAGAGTTAGGTCTCATGACAAGGACTCATTGGAGGAGTCAAGAGGAGTTAATTAGCCctaagaacaacaacaacaacaaccgtcGTGGCTCTTCTCTCAACCCTGCTTCTCTGCCCTTCTACGCTAACGGAGGAAGATCTTTGGCCAACGAGTTCGAGTGTATAGACGATGTGAACTCAAGAGCGAAGAACCTTTTGGACTCTGTGCATGCCCGAAGTGGTGGATGCGTGTTGGACGGTTTAGGGTTTGGTGATTCTGATTTAGGGTTTGGAGGTGTACCATGTTCTTACTTCGCTAGAGGCTTCTGCAAAAACGGAAGTAGCTGCAGATTCATCCACGGTGATGAAGGAGCCGAGATGGTTAGCTCTCCAAGGAGATTCGAGCTTCTTAGGTCTAACTCTGTACCTCCAAGACTTGCTCACCACTTCATCACTCGCTCTTCTTTCATGATGGGAGATGAGTTACAGAATCTTGGAAGATGGAGGTCTGAGAGGATTGATCTCTCTGCTATGTCGTCTCCAGCTTCCAGACAGATCTATCTGACATTCCCTGCCGACAGTATGTTCAGGGAGGAAGATGTGTCTAATTATTTCAG TACTTTTGGACCAGTTCAAGATGTGAGGATACCATATCAGCAGAAGAGGATGTTTGGGTTTGTGACATTTGTGTACCCTGAGACTGTCAAGAGCATTCTTGCTAAAGGGAACCCTCACTTTGTGTGTGACTCAAGGGTTCTTGTTAAGCCTTACAAGGAGAAAGGCAAAGTCCCTGACAAATACAG AACTAACCAAACACCAGAGCGGGAGCTGTCCCCAACGGGTCTTGCTTCTAGCCCCAGGGATGCTATAG GAGGGAGAGGGTTTTACAACAAGGGACAAGATGCTTTGTGGAGAAGCAAGTTTGAAGAAGAGATTCTTGAGCTTCAGAGTAGAAGGCTAATGAATCTGCAGCTTCTTGACGTCAAGAAGCATTTCCAACTCAATTCCCCTACTACTCCACACATTCATTCCCCAAATCCTTTTAGCCAAACACTTGCATCTCCACGTCCATTGCCTGTGAAAGGAAGTTCAAAAGAAGGATCTGATGATGACACAATGAACCTACCAGAGAG GCTGGAGGATAGCTTGCCTGATAGTCCATTTGCGTCGCCCTTACTTCTGTCTGCAGACAACAACGGATCAGATTTGTGGTCACCTTCTTCTGATAATGACGATAACTCTACTCCTTCTACACTCTCTGACTCCTCCAATTCTTTCAGCTGCCAAATGCCTAG GTTGCTGCAAGTTGAGATGTTATCCGGTAGGGGTGGACCGACCTGCCGTGTTGGGATATAA
- the LOC103860736 gene encoding zinc finger CCCH domain-containing protein 46 isoform X4, whose product MHVYTESPTQGTERPLNDNNYSVHNKTPNTLSLYKTITPSLYSNSREREKDMDGYEATRIVLSRIQALDPENASKIMGLLLLQDHGEKEMIRLAFGPETLVHSVIVKTKKELGLMTRTHWRSQEELISPKNNNNNNRRGSSLNPASLPFYANGGRSLANEFECIDDVNSRAKNLLDSVHARSGGCVLDGLGFGDSDLGFGGVPCSYFARGFCKNGSSCRFIHGDEGAEMVSSPRRFELLRSNSVPPRLAHHFITRSSFMMGDELQNLGRWRSERIDLSAMSSPASRQIYLTFPADSMFREEDVSNYFSTFGPVQDVRIPYQQKRMFGFVTFVYPETVKSILAKGNPHFVCDSRVLVKPYKEKGKVPDKYSDLLVVQGGRGFYNKGQDALWRSKFEEEILELQSRRLMNLQLLDVKKHFQLNSPTTPHIHSPNPFSQTLASPRPLPVKGSSKEGSDDDTMNLPESFFLWDGGNRLEDSLPDSPFASPLLLSADNNGSDLWSPSSDNDDNSTPSTLSDSSNSFSCQMPRLLQVEMLSGRGGPTCRVGI is encoded by the exons ATGCATGTTTATACTGAAAG TCCAACACAAGGAACAGAGAGACCTCTTAACGACAACAACTACTCTGTACACAACAAGACACcaaacactctctctctctacaaaaCCATCACTCCTTCTCTCTACTCTaattcaagagagagagagaaagacatGGATGGGTACGAAGCAACTAGGATTGTGCTCTCTAGGATCCAAGCTTTAGACCCAGAAAACGCATCAAAGATCATGGGTCTCCTCCTTCTCCAAGACCACGGCGAGAAAGAGATGATAAGGCTAGCTTTCGGTCCAGAGACTCTTGTTCACTCTGTAATAGTAAAAACCAAGAAAGAGTTAGGTCTCATGACAAGGACTCATTGGAGGAGTCAAGAGGAGTTAATTAGCCctaagaacaacaacaacaacaaccgtcGTGGCTCTTCTCTCAACCCTGCTTCTCTGCCCTTCTACGCTAACGGAGGAAGATCTTTGGCCAACGAGTTCGAGTGTATAGACGATGTGAACTCAAGAGCGAAGAACCTTTTGGACTCTGTGCATGCCCGAAGTGGTGGATGCGTGTTGGACGGTTTAGGGTTTGGTGATTCTGATTTAGGGTTTGGAGGTGTACCATGTTCTTACTTCGCTAGAGGCTTCTGCAAAAACGGAAGTAGCTGCAGATTCATCCACGGTGATGAAGGAGCCGAGATGGTTAGCTCTCCAAGGAGATTCGAGCTTCTTAGGTCTAACTCTGTACCTCCAAGACTTGCTCACCACTTCATCACTCGCTCTTCTTTCATGATGGGAGATGAGTTACAGAATCTTGGAAGATGGAGGTCTGAGAGGATTGATCTCTCTGCTATGTCGTCTCCAGCTTCCAGACAGATCTATCTGACATTCCCTGCCGACAGTATGTTCAGGGAGGAAGATGTGTCTAATTATTTCAG TACTTTTGGACCAGTTCAAGATGTGAGGATACCATATCAGCAGAAGAGGATGTTTGGGTTTGTGACATTTGTGTACCCTGAGACTGTCAAGAGCATTCTTGCTAAAGGGAACCCTCACTTTGTGTGTGACTCAAGGGTTCTTGTTAAGCCTTACAAGGAGAAAGGCAAAGTCCCTGACAAATACAG TGATTTGCTTGTGGTGCAAGGAGGGAGAGGGTTTTACAACAAGGGACAAGATGCTTTGTGGAGAAGCAAGTTTGAAGAAGAGATTCTTGAGCTTCAGAGTAGAAGGCTAATGAATCTGCAGCTTCTTGACGTCAAGAAGCATTTCCAACTCAATTCCCCTACTACTCCACACATTCATTCCCCAAATCCTTTTAGCCAAACACTTGCATCTCCACGTCCATTGCCTGTGAAAGGAAGTTCAAAAGAAGGATCTGATGATGACACAATGAACCTACCAGAGAG tttttttttgtgggatGGTGGTAACAGGCTGGAGGATAGCTTGCCTGATAGTCCATTTGCGTCGCCCTTACTTCTGTCTGCAGACAACAACGGATCAGATTTGTGGTCACCTTCTTCTGATAATGACGATAACTCTACTCCTTCTACACTCTCTGACTCCTCCAATTCTTTCAGCTGCCAAATGCCTAG GTTGCTGCAAGTTGAGATGTTATCCGGTAGGGGTGGACCGACCTGCCGTGTTGGGATATAA